From one Eptesicus fuscus isolate TK198812 chromosome 3, DD_ASM_mEF_20220401, whole genome shotgun sequence genomic stretch:
- the MRPL47 gene encoding 39S ribosomal protein L47, mitochondrial isoform X2 has product MLLTLEQEAKRQILPMPSPERLEKVIESMDALDKVVQEREDALRLLQTGQEKSRPGAWRKDIFGRIIWHKFKQWPIPWYLNKRYNRKRFFAMPYVEQFDRLKMEKHARIKIRKRNLEKKKAKLLQEKFPHLSEAQKSSLV; this is encoded by the exons atgctCCTAACTCTAGAGCAGGAGGCCAAGCGGCAGATACTACCAATGCCAAGCCCGGAGCGGCTAGAAAAG GTAATAGAATCCATGGATGCACTAGATAAAGTTGTCCAGGAACGAGAAGATGCCCTAAGGCTCCTTCAGACTGGTCAAGAAAAATCTAGACCTGGTGCCTGGAGAAAAGACATCTTTGGAAGAATCATCTG GCACAAGTTCAAGCAGTGGCCTATACCTTGGTACCTAAATAAAAGGTACAATAGGAAACGATTCTTTGCAATGCCCTATGTGGAACAGTTTGACAG GCTGAAAATGGAGAAACATGCCCGGATcaaaataaggaagagaaatttagagaaaaagaaagcaaaacttcTTCAGGAAAAGTTTCCACATCTTTCTGAAGCCCAGAAGTCAAGTCTTGTCTAA